In Pseudomonas fluorescens, one genomic interval encodes:
- a CDS encoding response regulator transcription factor encodes MSDEIQVEGEELPHLLLVDDDATFTRVMARAMARRGFRVSTAGSAEEGLTIAQADLPDYAALDLKMDGDSGLVLLPKLLELDPEMRVVILTGYSSIATAVEAIKRGACNYLCKPADADDVLAALLSEHADLDSLVPENPMSVDRLQWEHIQRVLTEHEGNISATARALGMHRRTLQRKLQKRPVRR; translated from the coding sequence ATGAGTGACGAAATCCAAGTCGAAGGCGAAGAACTGCCGCATTTGCTGCTGGTCGACGACGACGCGACCTTCACCCGAGTGATGGCCCGTGCCATGGCTCGTCGTGGCTTTCGCGTCAGCACCGCCGGTTCCGCCGAAGAAGGCCTGACCATCGCCCAGGCCGACCTGCCGGACTATGCCGCGCTGGACCTGAAAATGGATGGCGACTCCGGCCTGGTGCTGCTGCCCAAGCTGCTGGAGCTGGACCCGGAAATGCGCGTGGTGATCCTCACCGGTTATTCGAGCATTGCCACCGCGGTCGAAGCGATCAAGCGCGGCGCCTGCAACTACCTGTGCAAACCGGCCGACGCCGACGACGTACTGGCCGCGCTGCTCTCCGAGCACGCCGACCTCGACAGCCTGGTGCCGGAAAACCCGATGTCGGTTGACCGTCTGCAATGGGAGCACATCCAGCGCGTGCTGACCGAGCATGAAGGCAACATTTCCGCCACTGCCCGCGCCTTGGGCATGCACCGCCGCACCCTGCAGCGCAAACTGCAGAAGCGCCCGGTTCGTCGTTGA
- a CDS encoding DUF6124 family protein: protein MSKPVPDPPPETTPLTEALNAEDLAKNREAIKRALDFYLSPEATKPRPPSSMFLVHPGIDTESLLAHACESLASANTMASDFVDQLSRPQRNTALAIQQIIMLAELAVNRALDRVDPQA from the coding sequence ATGTCCAAGCCTGTCCCCGATCCACCCCCAGAAACAACCCCACTCACCGAAGCCCTCAACGCCGAAGACCTCGCAAAAAACCGCGAAGCGATCAAACGCGCCCTCGACTTCTACCTCAGCCCCGAAGCTACAAAACCGCGCCCCCCGAGTTCGATGTTCCTCGTCCATCCGGGCATCGACACGGAAAGCCTGCTGGCGCATGCCTGTGAATCCCTGGCCTCGGCCAACACCATGGCCAGCGATTTCGTCGATCAGCTCAGTCGTCCGCAGCGCAATACGGCGCTGGCGATTCAGCAGATCATCATGCTCGCTGAGCTGGCGGTGAATCGGGCGCTGGATCGGGTTGATCCGCAGGCTTGA
- a CDS encoding ABC transporter substrate-binding protein, with product MPRSTLKPLLISLALAATTPIANAATTLVYCSEASPAGFDPSQYTSGTDFDASAETVFNRLTQFQRGGTDIEPGLATKWDVSSDGLQYTFHLRQGVKFHTTEYFTPTRDFNADDVLFTFQRLLDPDNAFRKAYPAESPYFTDMGLNTTIKSVEKIDDQTVRFNLNNVDAAFVQNLAMSVASVQSAEYAAQLLKEGKAADLNQKPVGTGPFVFKRYQKDSQIRYADNPAYWKPEDVKIDNLIFSITPDAAVRLQKLKAGECQVSGYPRPADIEVMQQDPNLRVLKQPGFNLGFLAYNTTHPPLDQLKVRQALDMAIDKPAIIKAVYQSAGQLAQNALPPAQWSYDPNIKDAPYDPAKAKALLKEAGVAPGTTINLWAMTVQRASNPNARMSAQMIQQDWEKIGIKANIVSYEWGEYIKRAKNGEHDAMIYGWTGDNGDPDNWLGVLYSCAAVKGSNYAKWCDPAYDKLVQQAKVTTDKAQRVKLYQQAQLILKQQVPITPIANSTVFQPLRKEVTDFKISPFGLTPFYGVGINK from the coding sequence ATGCCAAGATCCACCCTCAAACCGCTCCTGATCTCCCTGGCCCTGGCCGCAACCACCCCAATCGCCAATGCCGCCACCACCCTGGTCTACTGCTCCGAAGCCAGCCCGGCAGGCTTCGACCCCAGCCAATACACCAGCGGCACCGACTTCGACGCCTCCGCCGAAACCGTCTTCAACCGCCTCACCCAATTCCAGCGCGGCGGCACCGACATCGAACCCGGCCTGGCGACAAAATGGGACGTCTCCAGCGACGGCCTGCAATACACCTTCCACCTACGGCAAGGCGTGAAATTCCACACAACGGAATATTTCACCCCGACCCGCGACTTCAACGCCGACGACGTACTGTTCACCTTCCAGCGCCTGCTCGACCCCGACAACGCCTTCCGCAAGGCCTACCCCGCCGAGTCCCCGTACTTCACCGACATGGGCCTGAACACCACGATCAAATCGGTAGAAAAAATCGACGATCAGACCGTGCGCTTCAACCTGAACAACGTCGACGCCGCGTTCGTGCAAAACCTCGCCATGAGCGTCGCCTCGGTGCAATCGGCCGAATACGCCGCGCAACTGCTAAAGGAAGGCAAAGCCGCCGACCTCAACCAGAAACCGGTGGGCACCGGCCCGTTCGTATTCAAGCGCTACCAGAAAGACTCACAAATCCGCTACGCCGACAACCCGGCCTACTGGAAACCCGAAGACGTGAAGATCGACAACCTGATCTTCTCGATCACCCCCGACGCCGCCGTACGCCTGCAGAAACTCAAGGCCGGCGAATGCCAGGTCAGCGGCTACCCGCGCCCGGCCGACATCGAAGTGATGCAACAAGACCCGAACCTGCGCGTGCTCAAGCAGCCCGGATTCAACCTCGGCTTCCTCGCCTACAACACCACTCACCCGCCATTGGACCAGCTCAAGGTCCGTCAGGCACTGGACATGGCCATCGACAAACCGGCAATCATCAAAGCCGTTTACCAGAGTGCCGGCCAACTGGCGCAGAACGCCTTGCCGCCGGCGCAATGGTCGTATGACCCGAACATCAAGGACGCGCCATACGACCCGGCGAAAGCCAAGGCGCTACTCAAGGAAGCCGGGGTTGCGCCGGGTACCACCATCAACCTGTGGGCGATGACGGTGCAGCGCGCCTCAAACCCGAATGCACGCATGTCGGCGCAGATGATCCAGCAGGATTGGGAGAAAATCGGCATCAAGGCCAACATCGTCAGCTACGAATGGGGCGAGTACATCAAGCGTGCGAAAAATGGCGAACACGACGCGATGATCTATGGTTGGACAGGTGACAACGGCGACCCGGACAACTGGCTCGGCGTGCTCTACAGCTGCGCGGCAGTCAAGGGCAGCAACTACGCCAAGTGGTGCGACCCGGCCTACGACAAACTGGTGCAGCAGGCCAAGGTGACCACCGACAAGGCGCAACGGGTAAAACTGTATCAACAGGCGCAACTGATCCTTAAACAGCAGGTGCCGATCACCCCGATCGCCAACTCCACGGTGTTCCAGCCGCTGCGCAAGGAAGTGACCGACTTCAAGATCAGTCCGTTTGGCCTTACGCCCTTCTACGGCGTGGGTATAAATAAGTAA
- a CDS encoding OprD family porin, whose product MKLSSTAILALAISSITATAYAEPASQEFVPTTLAGSSAQSEAKGFIDGQSLGGTTRNWYANELRRRDDTFSYVKNSDKNTSPVVRTKTPRRINWVQGTIVNYTSGFTQGTVGVSTEVAAYNAIVLDRDRKDIAGGSNRTLAHSDGDAVDQWSKLGLANVKFRVSNTTLTAGRQNFSTPIVDVIGNRPLPSSFEGISLHSEEFNNLSFDLAGFDRVSPRTEQSLSKFRTEYSATGVETDKVYTAGVNYQPLKSLKTSLYVANVEDFWNQYYFGGTHELGDSQVLSLTTGLNYYKTVDEGKKLMGNIDNDTYSLSFGLTHQAHSLTFSYQQVNGDEYFDYLHETNGIYLANSLLSDFNGPNEKSFQIAYGINMAEYGVPGLKFNIYQARGWGIDGTHYTGTAYTVPGDKRGDLSLMDGESHYEYGIGASYAVQSGPLKATAIRATYTTHRASEHQADGNINEFRLVTTIPFNIL is encoded by the coding sequence ATGAAACTGAGCAGCACCGCGATACTGGCCCTGGCCATCAGCAGCATCACCGCTACGGCGTACGCAGAACCTGCAAGTCAGGAATTCGTACCGACCACCCTGGCCGGCAGCAGCGCCCAAAGCGAGGCCAAAGGCTTTATCGATGGACAAAGCCTGGGCGGCACCACCCGTAACTGGTACGCCAATGAACTGCGTCGTCGCGACGACACTTTCAGCTACGTGAAAAACAGCGACAAGAATACTTCGCCAGTGGTCCGGACCAAGACCCCGCGCCGTATCAACTGGGTTCAAGGCACCATCGTCAACTACACCTCGGGCTTCACCCAAGGCACCGTTGGCGTGAGCACTGAAGTCGCCGCCTACAACGCCATCGTTCTGGACCGTGACCGCAAGGACATCGCCGGCGGCTCCAACCGCACCCTGGCGCACTCCGACGGCGATGCTGTTGACCAGTGGAGCAAACTGGGTCTGGCCAACGTCAAGTTCCGTGTTTCCAACACCACGCTGACCGCGGGTCGTCAGAACTTCAGCACCCCGATCGTCGACGTCATCGGCAACCGTCCGCTGCCTTCGAGCTTCGAAGGTATCAGCCTGCACAGCGAAGAATTCAACAACCTGTCGTTCGATCTGGCCGGTTTTGACCGTGTTTCGCCGCGTACCGAGCAGAGCCTGTCGAAGTTCCGCACCGAGTACTCGGCCACTGGCGTTGAAACCGACAAGGTTTACACCGCTGGCGTGAACTACCAGCCTCTGAAGAGCCTGAAAACCAGCCTCTACGTAGCCAACGTCGAAGACTTCTGGAACCAGTACTACTTCGGCGGCACCCACGAATTGGGTGATAGCCAGGTACTAAGCCTGACCACCGGTCTGAACTACTACAAGACCGTCGACGAAGGCAAAAAGTTGATGGGCAACATCGACAACGACACCTACTCGCTGTCGTTCGGCCTGACTCACCAGGCCCACAGCCTGACCTTCTCGTACCAGCAAGTGAACGGTGACGAGTACTTCGACTACCTGCACGAAACCAACGGCATCTACCTGGCCAACTCCCTGCTGTCGGACTTCAACGGCCCGAACGAGAAATCCTTCCAGATCGCCTATGGCATCAACATGGCCGAATACGGCGTGCCAGGCCTGAAGTTCAACATCTATCAGGCTCGCGGCTGGGGCATCGACGGGACTCACTACACCGGTACTGCCTACACCGTCCCAGGTGACAAGCGCGGCGACCTGAGCCTGATGGACGGCGAAAGCCACTACGAATACGGCATCGGCGCCTCTTACGCTGTGCAGAGCGGCCCTCTGAAGGCCACCGCGATTCGCGCGACTTACACCACTCACCGCGCGAGCGAGCACCAGGCTGACGGCAACATCAACGAGTTCCGTCTCGTGACCACCATCCCGTTCAACATCCTGTAA
- a CDS encoding ABC transporter substrate-binding protein, translated as MLKHAVIPFLVGAGLLASAPFASAATNLVFCSEGSPAGFDPGQYTTGTDFDASAETMFNRLSQFERGGTAVIPGLATSWDISPDGLTYTFHLREGVKFHTTPYFKPTREFNADDVLFTFNRMINKDDPFRKAYPTEFPYFTDMGMDTNITKIDKVDDHTVKFTLKEVDAAFIQNMAMSFASIQSAEYAAQLLKEGKAADINQKPIGTGPFVFKSYQKDSNIRYTGNKDYWKPEDVKIDNLIFAITTDPSVRIQKLKKNECQVTLFPRPADLAALKADKTLKMPDQAGFNLGYIAYNVMDKVKGSNEANPLADLRVRQALDMAVNKPQIIDSVYQGAGQLAVNAMPPTQWSYDTTIKDAKYDPEKAKQLLKEAGVKEGTEIVLWAMPVQRPYNPNAKLMAEMLQSDWKKIGLNVKITSYEWGEYIKRSKGGENQAMIIGWSGDNGDPDNWLNVLFGCDSLSGNNFSKWCDKKFDGLVKEAKRTTDQAKRTELYKQAQHVLKDAVPMTPIAHSTVYQPMRANVQDFKISPFGLNSFYGVSVSN; from the coding sequence ATGCTTAAACACGCGGTCATTCCGTTTTTAGTCGGCGCAGGCTTGTTAGCCTCCGCACCTTTCGCATCCGCTGCGACTAACCTGGTGTTCTGCTCCGAAGGGAGCCCGGCCGGTTTTGATCCAGGCCAGTACACCACCGGAACCGACTTCGACGCCTCAGCCGAAACCATGTTCAACCGCCTGAGCCAGTTCGAGCGTGGCGGCACCGCCGTTATCCCGGGCCTGGCCACCAGCTGGGACATTTCCCCGGACGGCCTGACTTACACCTTCCACTTGCGTGAAGGCGTCAAGTTCCACACCACCCCGTATTTCAAGCCGACTCGTGAGTTCAACGCCGACGACGTGCTGTTCACCTTTAATCGCATGATTAACAAGGATGACCCGTTCCGTAAGGCGTACCCGACCGAATTCCCGTACTTCACCGACATGGGGATGGACACCAACATCACCAAGATCGATAAAGTCGACGACCACACCGTTAAATTCACGCTGAAAGAAGTCGACGCCGCGTTCATCCAGAACATGGCCATGAGCTTCGCCTCGATCCAGTCCGCCGAGTACGCTGCCCAGCTGCTCAAGGAAGGCAAGGCTGCCGACATCAACCAGAAGCCGATCGGCACTGGCCCGTTCGTGTTCAAGAGCTACCAGAAAGACTCGAACATCCGCTACACCGGCAACAAGGATTACTGGAAGCCTGAGGACGTGAAGATCGACAACCTGATCTTCGCCATCACCACCGACCCGTCGGTACGTATCCAGAAACTGAAAAAGAACGAGTGCCAGGTCACCCTGTTCCCGCGTCCGGCGGATCTCGCGGCGCTGAAGGCCGACAAAACCCTGAAGATGCCTGACCAGGCCGGTTTCAACCTGGGCTACATCGCCTACAACGTGATGGACAAGGTCAAGGGCAGCAACGAGGCTAACCCGCTGGCTGACCTGCGCGTACGTCAGGCGCTGGACATGGCGGTGAACAAGCCGCAGATCATCGATTCGGTTTACCAGGGCGCCGGCCAGCTGGCCGTCAACGCCATGCCACCGACCCAGTGGTCCTACGACACCACCATCAAGGACGCCAAGTACGATCCTGAAAAAGCCAAGCAACTGCTCAAGGAAGCTGGCGTCAAGGAAGGTACCGAGATCGTTCTGTGGGCGATGCCGGTGCAGCGTCCGTACAACCCGAACGCCAAGCTGATGGCTGAAATGCTTCAGTCCGACTGGAAGAAGATCGGCCTGAACGTGAAGATCACCAGCTACGAGTGGGGCGAGTACATCAAGCGTTCCAAAGGTGGCGAGAACCAGGCCATGATCATTGGCTGGAGCGGTGACAATGGTGACCCGGACAACTGGCTGAACGTGCTGTTCGGCTGCGACTCGCTCAGCGGCAACAACTTCTCCAAGTGGTGCGACAAGAAGTTCGACGGTCTCGTCAAGGAAGCCAAGCGCACGACCGACCAGGCCAAGCGCACCGAACTGTACAAACAGGCGCAACACGTCCTCAAAGATGCAGTCCCAATGACACCTATCGCTCACTCGACGGTGTATCAACCCATGCGCGCCAACGTGCAGGACTTCAAGATCAGCCCATTCGGCTTGAACTCCTTCTACGGCGTCAGCGTCAGCAATTAA
- a CDS encoding ABC transporter substrate-binding protein — MRHTLVFSALLGAGLLAATSASYAASNSLVFCSEGSPAGFDTAQYTTATDNDAAEPLYNRLVEFEKGATNVVPGLATKWDISEDGLKYTFHLREGVKFHTTPYFKPTRDFNADDVLFTFNRMLDPQQPFRKAYPTEFPYFNGMSLNKNIAKVEKTGPLTVEFTLNSVDAAFIQNIAMSFAAILSAEYADKLLAEGKPSDINQKPVGTGPFVFKSYQKDSNIRYTGNEHYWDPSRVKLKNLIFAINTDASVRVQKLKAGECQITLHPRPADVEALKADPKLQLISKPGFNLGYIAYNVRHKPFDQLEVRQALDMAVNKQGILNAVYQGAGQLAVNAMPPTQWSYDDSIKDAAYNPEKARELLKAAGVKEGTEITLWAMPVQRPYNPNAKLMAEMLQADWAKIGLKVKIVSYEWGEYIKRTKNGEHDISLIGWTGDNGDPDNWLGTLYSCDAIGGNNYSMWCDPAYDKLIKEAKVVTDRDQRTVLYKQAQQLLKQQVPITPVAHSTVNQPLSARVEGFKVSPFGRNVFSGVSID, encoded by the coding sequence ATGCGCCATACCTTGGTTTTTTCCGCACTGCTGGGCGCCGGCCTGTTGGCCGCCACGTCCGCCAGTTACGCCGCCAGCAACAGCCTGGTGTTCTGCTCCGAAGGCAGCCCGGCGGGTTTTGATACCGCGCAATACACGACGGCCACCGATAACGATGCCGCCGAGCCGCTGTACAACCGCCTGGTCGAGTTTGAAAAAGGCGCGACCAACGTCGTACCGGGACTGGCAACCAAGTGGGATATTTCCGAGGATGGTCTCAAGTACACCTTTCACCTGCGTGAAGGTGTGAAATTTCATACAACGCCGTACTTCAAACCGACGCGCGATTTCAACGCCGACGACGTGCTGTTCACGTTTAACCGCATGCTCGATCCGCAACAGCCATTCCGTAAGGCTTATCCGACCGAATTCCCGTATTTCAACGGGATGAGCCTGAACAAGAACATTGCCAAGGTCGAAAAGACCGGGCCGCTGACCGTGGAATTCACGCTCAACAGCGTCGACGCCGCGTTCATCCAGAACATCGCCATGAGCTTCGCTGCCATCCTGTCCGCCGAATACGCCGACAAGCTGCTGGCCGAAGGCAAGCCGAGCGACATCAACCAGAAGCCGGTCGGCACCGGGCCGTTCGTGTTCAAGAGCTATCAGAAAGACTCGAATATCCGTTACACCGGTAACGAGCACTACTGGGACCCGAGCCGGGTCAAGCTGAAGAACCTGATCTTCGCGATCAACACCGACGCTTCGGTGCGCGTGCAGAAACTCAAGGCCGGCGAATGCCAGATCACTCTGCACCCGCGCCCTGCCGATGTTGAAGCGCTGAAGGCCGATCCGAAACTGCAGCTGATCTCCAAGCCGGGCTTCAACCTCGGCTACATCGCCTACAACGTGCGCCACAAGCCCTTCGACCAGCTCGAAGTACGTCAGGCGCTGGACATGGCGGTGAATAAACAGGGGATTCTCAACGCTGTTTATCAAGGCGCCGGGCAACTGGCGGTCAACGCCATGCCACCGACCCAATGGTCCTACGATGACAGCATCAAAGACGCCGCCTACAACCCGGAAAAAGCCCGCGAGCTGCTCAAGGCTGCCGGCGTGAAAGAAGGCACCGAGATCACCCTGTGGGCGATGCCGGTACAGCGTCCATACAACCCGAACGCCAAACTGATGGCCGAAATGCTCCAGGCAGACTGGGCGAAAATCGGTCTGAAAGTGAAGATCGTCAGCTACGAATGGGGCGAGTACATCAAGCGCACCAAGAATGGCGAGCACGATATCAGCCTGATCGGCTGGACCGGCGACAACGGGGACCCGGACAACTGGCTGGGCACCCTGTACAGCTGCGACGCGATTGGCGGCAACAACTACTCCATGTGGTGCGACCCGGCTTACGACAAGCTGATCAAAGAGGCCAAGGTCGTCACCGACCGCGACCAGCGCACCGTGCTCTACAAACAGGCGCAGCAGTTGCTCAAGCAGCAAGTGCCGATCACGCCTGTCGCCCACTCGACGGTCAACCAGCCGTTAAGCGCCCGGGTTGAAGGCTTCAAGGTCAGCCCCTTCGGTCGCAATGTGTTCTCGGGCGTCAGTATCGATTAA
- a CDS encoding SIMPL domain-containing protein (The SIMPL domain is named for its presence in mouse protein SIMPL (signalling molecule that associates with mouse pelle-like kinase). Bacterial member BP26, from Brucella, was shown to assemble into a channel-like structure, while YggE from E. coli has been associated with resistance to oxidative stress.), with amino-acid sequence MHTFRRSAALLALTVGSIASLPALAADELHYNQISLRAEVSQEVARDLMIVTLYTEAQNTDPAKLAADVSTTMNKALAQAKQVKDITLRQGSRNSYPIYDTKGQKITGWRERAELRLESADFAALSKLTGELLTDLKMGGMDFAIAEPTRKASEDKLLKEAVSAFKARAQLATDALGGKGYKIVNLNLNSNGYPQPYMRAPMMMKAAGMADSAPVTPEVEAGTSQVSLTADGSIEVLMQ; translated from the coding sequence ATGCACACCTTTCGCCGCAGCGCCGCCCTTCTCGCCCTGACCGTCGGCAGCATCGCCAGCCTTCCGGCGCTGGCCGCCGATGAGCTGCACTACAACCAGATCTCCCTGCGCGCCGAAGTCAGCCAGGAAGTGGCCCGCGACCTGATGATCGTGACGCTCTACACCGAAGCGCAAAACACCGACCCGGCCAAACTCGCCGCCGACGTCAGCACCACCATGAACAAGGCACTCGCACAGGCCAAGCAAGTCAAAGACATCACCCTGCGCCAGGGCAGCCGCAACAGCTACCCGATCTACGACACCAAGGGCCAGAAAATCACCGGCTGGCGTGAACGCGCCGAACTGCGCCTGGAAAGCGCCGACTTCGCCGCCCTGTCCAAACTCACCGGCGAACTGCTGACCGACCTGAAAATGGGCGGCATGGACTTCGCCATCGCTGAGCCGACCCGCAAGGCCAGCGAGGACAAGTTGCTGAAAGAAGCCGTCAGCGCCTTCAAGGCCCGCGCGCAATTGGCCACTGACGCACTGGGCGGCAAGGGGTACAAAATCGTCAACCTGAACCTCAACAGCAACGGTTATCCACAACCGTACATGCGCGCCCCGATGATGATGAAAGCCGCCGGCATGGCGGATTCGGCACCGGTCACGCCAGAAGTTGAAGCCGGCACCAGCCAGGTCAGCCTGACCGCCGATGGCTCGATCGAAGTGCTGATGCAGTGA
- a CDS encoding ATP-binding protein: protein MLAPVQLTSATRQNLWRLTFIRTLVLAAQAGSVGLAYWLQLLPLPWVQLAMTLGCSILLCVFTAVRLRTSWPVTELEYALQLACDLVIHSALLYFSGGSTNPFVSYYLVPLTIAAVTLPWRYSVILSGIALALYTVMLTRFYPLETLPVARENLQIYGMWLSFALAAAVITFFAARMAEELRRQEELRAIRREEGLRDQQLLAVATQAAGAAHELGTPLATMSVLLKEMQQDHPDAMLQDDLKVLQDQVKLCKETLQQLVRAAEANRRMAVEMQDVTQWLDEALNRWHLMRPEASYRFQRLGQGTVPRMAPPPDLTQALLNLLNNAADACPENLQVTLDWDAETVTISIRDHGAGVPLAIAEQIGKPFFTTKGKGFGLGLFLSKASVTRAGGSVKLYSHEEGGTLTELRLPHGARGDQHE, encoded by the coding sequence ATGCTCGCCCCCGTACAACTGACTTCCGCCACTCGCCAGAACCTCTGGCGGCTGACCTTCATTCGCACCCTGGTGCTCGCCGCGCAGGCCGGTTCCGTCGGCCTGGCCTACTGGCTGCAACTGCTGCCGTTGCCGTGGGTGCAACTGGCGATGACCCTCGGCTGCTCGATTCTGCTGTGCGTGTTCACCGCCGTGCGCCTGCGCACTTCATGGCCGGTGACTGAACTCGAATACGCCCTGCAACTGGCCTGCGATCTGGTGATCCACAGTGCGTTGCTGTATTTCTCCGGCGGTTCGACCAACCCGTTCGTTTCCTACTATCTGGTGCCGCTGACCATCGCGGCGGTGACGCTGCCGTGGCGTTATTCGGTGATTCTGTCGGGTATCGCGCTGGCGCTGTACACCGTGATGCTCACGCGTTTCTACCCGTTGGAAACTCTGCCGGTGGCCCGCGAGAACCTGCAGATCTACGGCATGTGGCTGAGCTTCGCGCTGGCGGCTGCGGTCATCACGTTTTTCGCTGCGCGCATGGCTGAAGAGCTGCGTCGTCAGGAAGAATTGCGTGCGATTCGCCGCGAAGAAGGCTTGCGCGATCAGCAATTGCTCGCCGTCGCCACTCAGGCGGCCGGCGCCGCGCATGAACTCGGCACGCCGCTGGCGACCATGAGTGTGTTGCTCAAGGAAATGCAGCAGGATCATCCCGACGCGATGCTGCAGGACGACCTCAAGGTGCTGCAGGACCAGGTCAAACTCTGCAAAGAAACCCTGCAGCAACTGGTGCGCGCCGCCGAAGCCAACCGTCGTATGGCCGTGGAGATGCAGGACGTCACCCAATGGCTCGACGAAGCGCTGAACCGCTGGCACCTGATGCGTCCGGAAGCCAGTTACCGTTTCCAGCGTCTCGGCCAGGGCACGGTGCCGCGCATGGCGCCGCCGCCGGACCTGACCCAGGCGCTGCTCAACCTGCTGAACAATGCCGCCGACGCCTGCCCGGAAAATCTTCAGGTGACGCTGGACTGGGACGCGGAAACCGTGACCATCAGCATTCGTGACCACGGCGCCGGTGTGCCGCTGGCCATCGCCGAGCAGATCGGCAAACCGTTTTTTACCACCAAGGGCAAAGGTTTCGGCCTGGGCCTGTTTTTGAGCAAGGCCAGCGTGACACGCGCCGGCGGCTCAGTGAAACTCTATAGTCATGAGGAAGGCGGCACGCTCACCGAGCTGCGCCTGCCCCACGGCGCCCGAGGAGACCAACATGAGTGA